One Rosa chinensis cultivar Old Blush chromosome 5, RchiOBHm-V2, whole genome shotgun sequence genomic region harbors:
- the LOC112166576 gene encoding obg-like ATPase 1, translating to MPPKSAKGKEAPAERPILGRFSSHLKIGIVGLPNVGKSTLFNTLTKLSIPAENFPFCTIEPNEARVNIPDERFDWLCQLYKPKSAVSAFLEIHDIAGLVRGAHEGQGLGNSFLSHIRAVDGIFHVLRAFEDPDIIHVDDTVDPVRDLEIISAELRLKDIEFMERRIEDVEKSMKRSNDKQLKVEHELCGRLKAWLEDGKDIRLGDWKAADVEILNTFQLLTAKPVVYLVNMNERDYQRKKNKFLPKIHAWVQEHGGEKIIPFSCALERNLADLPPDEAAKYCEENKVECALPKIIKTGFSAINLIYFFTAGPDEVKCWQIRRLSKAPQAAGTIHTDFERGFICAEVMKFEDLKELGSEPAVKAAGKYRQEGKTYVVQDGDIIFFKFNVSGGGKK from the exons ATGCCTCCCAAGTCTGCGAAAGGCAAGGAAGCCCCAGCTGAGCGACCCATCCTCGGCCGATTCTCATCTCACCTCAAGATTGGAATC GTTGGATTGCCGAATGTTGGAAAATCTACTCTTTTCAACACGCTCACGAAGTTGTCGATACCCGCTGAGAACTTCCCTTTCTGCACAATTGAACCCAATGAAGCCAGGGTCAACATTCCTGATGAGCGGTTTGACTGGCTTTGCCAATTGTACAAGCCGAAAAGCGCG GTATCAGCCTTTTTGGAAATCCATGATATAGCTGGACTTGTTCGTGGTGCTCATGAAGGACAAGGGTTGGGCAACAGTTTCTTATCCCATATCCGTGCTGTTGATGGCATTTTTCATGTTTTAC GTGCATTTGAAGATCCGGATATCATCCATGTCGATGATACTGTGGATCCTGTGAGGGATTTAGAGATTATCAGTGCAGAATTGCGTCTTAAG GACATTGAATTCATGGAAAGGAGGATAGAGGATGTTGAAAAGAGCATGAAGAGGAGCAATGACAAGCAGCTAAAAGTAGAGCATGAACTTTGTGGAAGG CTCAAGGCATGGCTTGAGGATGGAAAAGATATCCGTCTAGGGGACTGGAAAGCTGCTGATGTCGAGATCCTGAATACCTTTCAATTGCTAACAGCTAAGCCTGTTGTTTACTTG GTTAACATGAATGAGAGAGATTaccaaaggaagaagaataagTTCTTGCCAAAGATCCATGCATG GGTGCAGGAACATGGAGGTGAGAAAATTATTCCATTCAGCTGTGCACTGGAAAGGAATCTTGCTGATTTGCCACCAGATGAAGCAGCAAAGTATTGTGAGGAGAACAAAGTGGAATG TGCCCTTCCGAAGATCATAAAGACTGGATTTTCAGCCATTAATCTCATATACTTTTTCACGGCTGGTCCTGATGAG GTGAAATGCTGGCAAATTAGGCGGCTTTCAAAGGCTCCTCAAGCTGCAGGGACCATCCATACTGATTTTGAGAGAGGATTCATTTGTGCTGAG GTCATGAAGTTTGAAGATCTAAAGGAACTTGGTAGCGAACCAGCTGTTAAG GCTGCCGGTAAGTACAGACAAGAAGGGAAGACATACGTGGTCCAAGATGGAGACATAATATTCTTCAAGTTCAATGTTTCTGGAGGTGGGAAGAAGTGA
- the LOC112201363 gene encoding LRR receptor-like serine/threonine-protein kinase GHR1 — protein MWRRRMSMRLGGILVLSLFFLSAMGQLPSQDILALLAFKKGVKHDPTGFVVNSWNDESIDFNGCPSSWNGVICNGGNVAGVVLDNLSLSADVDLSVFSNLTKLLKLSMANNSISGKIPDNIADFNSLQFLDLSNNLFASSLPPGIGKLGSLRNLSLAGNNFSGSIPDSISGLSSIQSLDLSRNSFSGPMPSALTKLSSLVSLNLSLNGFTKSLPKGFELMSSLDVLDLHGNMLDGPLDKAFLMEATATHVDFSGNMFTSSSSQQQMFLPRLSESIKYLNLSHNQLTGSLVGGSELQIFEDLKVLDLSYNQLSGELPGFNFVYDLQVLKLSNNRFTGVVPNGLIKGDSLVLSELDLSGNNLSGPITMVTSTTLSILNLSSNGLTGKLPLLTGSCAVLDLSKNKLEGNLTRMVKWGNIEYLDLSQNLLTGPIPDVTPQFLRLNYLNLSHNSLSSSIASVITQYPKISVLDLSSNQLDGTVLAELLSMPTLQELHLENNLLTGSINISSPLFNQSNLQVLDLSQNRLSGYFPDQFGSLNGLKVLNIGRNNLSGSLPTSISDMSTLSSLDISQNHFTGPLPNNLPNSLVFFNASYNDLSGDVPENLRKFPSSSFYPGNTRLRFPSGGPPGSNNSESEHSKRKPFSTLVKVIIIVSCVVAVFILLLLGIFIHYICMSRRTPSENTANKDIHKRAPPNPSGARGAESGGALVVSAGDLVASRKGSSSEIISPGEKLAAVSDFSPSKNSHFSWSPESGDSYTAENLARLDVRSPDRLVGELHFLDETIALTPEELSRAPAEVLGRSSHGTSYKATLDNGLFLTVKWLREGVAKQKKEFAKEAKKFANMRHPNVVGLRGYYWGPTQHEKLILSDYISPGSLASFLYDRPGRKGPPLTWAQRLKIAVDVARGLNYLHFDRAVPHGNLKATNILLDGSDLNARVADYCLHRLMTQAGTIEQILDAGVLGYRAPELAASKKPLPSFKSDVYAFGVILLELLTGRCAGDVISGEGGGADLTEWVRLRVAEGRGSDCFDAALVTEMGNPAAEKGMKEVLGISLRCIRSVSERPGIKTIYEDLSSI, from the exons ATGTGGAGGAGGAG GATGAGTATGAGGCTGGGTGGGATTTTAGTGCTGtccctatttttcctttctgcaATGGGACAGCTTCCTTCGCAGGATATTTTGGCGCTGCTCGCGTTCAAGAAGGGTGTCAAGCATGATCCTACTGGTTTTGTCGTCAATTCTTGGAATGATGAGTCCATTGACTTCAATGGTTGTCCTTCTTCTTGGAATGGGGTTATATGTAATGGTGGAAATGTCGCTGGAGTTGTCCTTGATAATTTGAGTCTCTCTGCGGATGTGGACTTGAGTGTGTTTTCGAATCTAACCAAGCTTCTGAAACTTTCCATGGCCAACAATTCGATATCTGGGAAAATTCCTGACAATATTGCAGACTTCAACAGCCTCCAGTTTCTTGATCTCTCCAACAATTTATTTGCTTCATCTTTACCACCTGGAATTGGTAAGTTGGGGAGCTTAAGGAACCTCTCATTAGCTGGCAATAACTTCTCGGGCTCCATTCCAGATTCCATTTCAGGGCTTTCCTCAATCCAGTCGTTGGACTTAAGTCGCAACTCCTTTTCAGGGCCGATGCCGTCCGCATTGACAAAGCTGTCCAGTCTGGTATCTCTAAATCTTTCTTTGAATGGCTTTACCAAGAGCTTACCTAAGGGGTTTGAGCTAATGTCAAGTCTAGATGTGCTCGACTTGCATGGAAATATGCTTGATGGTCCTCTGGATAAGGCATTTCTGATGGAAGCAACTGCCACGCATGTTGATTTTAGTGGCAATATGTTTACAAGTTCCAGTTCACAGCAGCAGATGTTTCTACCTCGTCTTTCCGAGAGTATCAAGTACTTGAATCTTTCCCACAACCAGCTTACTGGGTCACTGGTAGGTGGCAGTGAGCTTCAGATATTTGAGGACTTGAAGGTGTTGGATCTCAGCTACAACCAGCTGTCAGGAGAATTGCCTGGATTTAATTTTGTCTATGACCTCCAGGTCCTCAAACTTAGCAACAACAGATTTACTGGAGTTGTTCCCAATGGCCTAATAAAAGGAGATTCTCTGGTTTTAAGTGAACTAGATCTGAGTGGCAACAATCTCTCAG GACCAATAACTATGGTGACATCAACAACTCTGAGCATCCTTAATCTCTCCTCGAATGGGCTTACTGGTAAGTTGCCATTGCTGACTGGAAGTTGTGCTGTACTTGATCTATCCAAGAACAAATTAGAGGGAAATTTAACCAGGATGGTGAAATGGGGGAACATTGAATACCTTGACCTGAGTCAAAATCTTTTGACAGGACCCATCCCTGATGTCACTCCACAGTTTTTGCGTTTAAATTATCTCAATCTTTCCCATAATTCTCTTAGTAGTTCCATAGCAAGTGTTATAACACAGTATCCAAAAATTAGTGTCCTTGATCTCAGTTCTAACCAGTTAGATGGCACAGTTCTAGCTGAGTTGCTAAGCATGCCTACTCTGCAAGAGCTCCACCTTGAAAATAATTTACTCACTGGGTCTATCAACATTTCATCTCCTTTGTTCAACCAATCCAATCTTCAGGTTCTTGATCTTTCTCAGAACCGGCTGAGTGGTTATTTTCCTGATCAATTTGGTTCACTGAATGGGCTTAAAGTGCTCAATATTGGGAGAAATAATCTTTCTGGCTCTCTGCCAACTTCCATATCTGACATGAGCACACTAAGCTCATTAGACATATCGCAGAATCATTTCACAGGTCCTCTTCCAAACAACTTGCCAAACAGTCTTGTATTCTTTAATGCTTCATATAATGATCTTTCTGGGGATGTCCCAGAAAATCTGAGAAAGTTTCCGAGTTCTTCCTTCTATCCAGGGAATACGCGCTTGCGGTTTCCAAGTGGTGGTCCTCCTGGATCAAACAATTCCGAATCTGAACATTCAAAGAGGAAACCATTCAGCACACTTGTCAAAGTTATCATTATAGTTTCATGTGTGGTTGCtgttttcattcttcttctgcttGGTATCTTCATTCATTACATCTGCATGTCAAGGAGAACCCCATCAGAGAATACTGCAAACAAAGACATCCACAAACGTGCTCCACCAAACCCCTCAGGTGCTCGAGGAGCAGAGAGTGGTGGTGCTTTGGTTGTTTCAGCTGGGGATCTTGTGGCTTCACGGAAAGGATCGTCTTCTGAAATTATCAGCCCTGGTGAAAAACTCGCAGCTGTAAGTGACTTCTCCCCTTCAAAGAACAGCCATTTCTCTTGGTCACCAGAGTCTGGAGATTCCTACACTGCAGAAAACCTTGCCAGACTGGACGTGAGATCACCGGATAGATTGGTTGGTGAGCTTCATTTTCTTGATGAAACAATTGCATTAACACCTGAGGAGCTTTCAAGGGCTCCTGCTGAAGTTTTGGGAAGAAGCAGCCATGGCACATCTTATAAGGCAACACTTGATAACGGGCTGTTCTTGACAGTTAAGTGGTTGAGAGAAGGGGTGGCAAAGCAGAAAAAGGAGTTTGCCAAGGAGGCTAAGAAATTTGCCAATATGAGGCATCCAAATGTTGTGGGTTTGAGAGGGTACTATTGGGGTCCTACACAGCATGAGAAGCTTATTCTTTCAGATTATATCTCACCTGGAAGTCTTGCAAGCTTTCTTTATG ATCGACCAGGAAGAAAAGGTCCACCATTGACCTGGGCCCAAAGGCTCAAAATTGCAGTTGATGTTGCACGTGGCCTGAACTATCTCCATTTTGATCGTGCTGTTCCACACGGTAACCTCAAAGCAACAAATATTCTGTTGGATGGGTCTGATCTGAATGCCCGAGTTGCTGATTACTGCCTCCACCGTCTCATGACACAAGCTGGCACCATTGAACAGATTCTTGATGCTGGTGTCTTAGGTTACCGCGCCCCAGAGCTGGCTGCTTCCAAGAAGCCACTGCCCTCCTTCAAGTCCGATGTTTACGCCTTTGGAGTGATATTGTTGGAACTTTTAACTGGAAGGTGCGCTGGTGATGTGATCTCTGGTGAAGGAGGCGGGGCAGATTTGACAGAATGGGTGCGGTTGAGGGTAGCAGAAGGTCGTGGGTCAGATTGTTTTGATGCTGCATTGGTGACTGAGATGGGAAATCCAGCAGCAGAGAAGGGAATGAAGGAAGTCCTTGGAATATCATTACGGTGTATACGTTCTGTCTCTGAGAGGCCAGGTATTAAGACTATATATGAGGATCTATCTTCCATATAG
- the LOC112166404 gene encoding probable 3-hydroxyisobutyrate dehydrogenase, mitochondrial isoform X1: MAVLYRVRSIHHLSKCISTKILPGRFYSAQVSSQFETVGFIGLGNMGSRMANNLIKAGYRVAVHDINCNAMKKFSDIGAATKETPTEVAEASDVVITMLPTSSHVYDVYTGPNGLLYGGNLRPRLFIDSSTIDPQTSRKLSTIVSNCTLKEQKEDHWKKPALLDAPVSGGVLAAEAGTLTFMVGGSEEAYMAAEPLFLSMGKNTVYCGGAGNGSAAKICNNLALAISMLGVSESLALGQSLGISASTLTKVFNSSSARCWSSDSYNPVPGVMEGVPSSRNYDGGFASKLMAKDVNIAATSAKEVGLRCPLTSQAQEIYTELCEDGHETKDFSCVFRHYYSGKNEI, from the exons ATGGCAGTCTTGTACAGAGTGAGATCAATACATCATCTATCCAAATGTATTTCCACAAAAATTTTACCGGGGAGATTTTACTCGGCACAAGTCTCGTCCCAATTTGAG ACTGTAGGGTTTATTGGACTGGGAAATATGGGATCCAGAATGGCAAACAATCTAATAAAGGCGGGATACCGAGTAGCTGTTCATGACAT AAACTGCAATGCCATGAAAAAGTTCTCTGATATTGGAGCCGCAACAAAAGAAACACCTACTGAAGTTGCAGAAGCTAGTGATGTTGTAATCACAATGCTCCCTACATCATCTCAT GTATATGATGTTTATACTGGACCAAATGGTTTACTTTATGGAGGGAATTTGCGACCACGGCTATTTATAGATTCATCCACTATTGATCCACAAACATCGAGAAAGCTTTCTACCATCGTCTCTAACTGTACTCTAAAGGAACAGAAAGAAG ATCATTGGAAGAAGCCTGCCTTGCTGGATGCTCCAGTATCTGGAGGTGTCCTTGCAGCGGAAGCTGGGACTCTTACTTTCATG GTTGGTGGATCTGAGGAAGCTTATATGGCGGCTGAACCCTTGTTCCTTTCGATGGGGAAGAACACAGTTTATTGTGGTGGGGCAGGAAATGGTTCA GCAGCAAAGATTTGCAATAATCTGGCACTGGCTATAAGTATGCTTGGCGTCTCAGAATCTCTTGCTCTTGGTCAGTCTCTAGGAATATCTGCCAGTACTCTAACAAAAGTGTTTAACTCTTCCAGTGCTCGCTGTTGGAGCAG CGATAGTTACAATCCAGTTCCGGGAGTGATGGAAGGGGTTCCCTCTTCGAGAAACTATGATGGTGGGTTTGCATCCAAACTAATG GCTAAAGACGTAAATATTGCTGCAACATCAGCCAAAGAGGTTGGTCTTCGATGCCCGTTGACTTCCCAAGCACAAGAGAT ATATACAGAGCTCTGTGAGGATGGCCATGAAACCAAGGACTTCTCCTGCGTATTCCGCCATTATTACTCTGGCAAGAATGAGATTTAG
- the LOC112166404 gene encoding probable 3-hydroxyisobutyrate dehydrogenase, mitochondrial isoform X2 — protein MKKFSDIGAATKETPTEVAEASDVVITMLPTSSHVYDVYTGPNGLLYGGNLRPRLFIDSSTIDPQTSRKLSTIVSNCTLKEQKEDHWKKPALLDAPVSGGVLAAEAGTLTFMVGGSEEAYMAAEPLFLSMGKNTVYCGGAGNGSAAKICNNLALAISMLGVSESLALGQSLGISASTLTKVFNSSSARCWSSDSYNPVPGVMEGVPSSRNYDGGFASKLMAKDVNIAATSAKEVGLRCPLTSQAQEIYTELCEDGHETKDFSCVFRHYYSGKNEI, from the exons ATGAAAAAGTTCTCTGATATTGGAGCCGCAACAAAAGAAACACCTACTGAAGTTGCAGAAGCTAGTGATGTTGTAATCACAATGCTCCCTACATCATCTCAT GTATATGATGTTTATACTGGACCAAATGGTTTACTTTATGGAGGGAATTTGCGACCACGGCTATTTATAGATTCATCCACTATTGATCCACAAACATCGAGAAAGCTTTCTACCATCGTCTCTAACTGTACTCTAAAGGAACAGAAAGAAG ATCATTGGAAGAAGCCTGCCTTGCTGGATGCTCCAGTATCTGGAGGTGTCCTTGCAGCGGAAGCTGGGACTCTTACTTTCATG GTTGGTGGATCTGAGGAAGCTTATATGGCGGCTGAACCCTTGTTCCTTTCGATGGGGAAGAACACAGTTTATTGTGGTGGGGCAGGAAATGGTTCA GCAGCAAAGATTTGCAATAATCTGGCACTGGCTATAAGTATGCTTGGCGTCTCAGAATCTCTTGCTCTTGGTCAGTCTCTAGGAATATCTGCCAGTACTCTAACAAAAGTGTTTAACTCTTCCAGTGCTCGCTGTTGGAGCAG CGATAGTTACAATCCAGTTCCGGGAGTGATGGAAGGGGTTCCCTCTTCGAGAAACTATGATGGTGGGTTTGCATCCAAACTAATG GCTAAAGACGTAAATATTGCTGCAACATCAGCCAAAGAGGTTGGTCTTCGATGCCCGTTGACTTCCCAAGCACAAGAGAT ATATACAGAGCTCTGTGAGGATGGCCATGAAACCAAGGACTTCTCCTGCGTATTCCGCCATTATTACTCTGGCAAGAATGAGATTTAG
- the LOC112203139 gene encoding F-box protein SKIP19: protein MGRSSYETTQHCPKRSFSDTRESCRERKLGCRNWLDLPEDISASIFSRLKATEILDNCQLVCKRWLKICKVNPLVWQTIDMHHLPSDQNIYGNMEHMCRDLIDRSCGGLVDINVVRFGTDRLLKYITDSSSCGIRRLRLECCPKITNEGLCGVASKFARLKELDISVYFLSCKTLEVIGRSCPLLVSLNLNHRFRGASYSMYGDTIARTMRGLHNLSLSGFVLTNDELRKILESCLGLETLDLDMECGYFLTNILRDPRFAKTTYVSVSTATTERTFSAMNIIKNKLRNKMEDDFLDDLMVLNIEKEFADSIDNDSVIAEFEMSGPRMVRFS, encoded by the exons ATGGGAAGATCCTCATATGAAACCACCCAACACTGCCCGAAGCGAAGTTTCTCGGACACCCGAGAATCCTGCAGAGAGCGAAAGCTAGGCTGCCGAAACTGGTTGGATCTCCCGGAGGACATATCGGCGTCAATATTTTCAAGGTTGAAAGCTACAGAGATCTTGGATAATTGTCAGCTTGTGTGCAAGAGATGGTTGAAAATCTGCAAGGTTAACCCTCTGGTATGGCAAACCATCGACATGCATCATCTCCCTTCGGATCAGAATATCTACGGCAACATGGAGCATATGTGCCGCGATCTCATTGATCGTAGCTGTGGTGGTTTGGTCGATATCAACGTTGTGCGCTTCGGCACCGACAGGCTTCTTAAGTACATAACTGATAGTAGTTCATGTGGAATCAGGCGCCTCCGATTGGAATGTTGCCCCAAGATAACAAATGAGGGACTGTGTGGAGTGGCCTCGAAATTTGCGCGGTTAAAAGAGCTTGACATTTCAGTGTACTTTCTCTCGTGTAAAACTCTAGAAGTGATTGGAAGATCTTGCCCCCTTTTAGTATCATTGAACCTGAACCATCGATTCCGTGGGGCTAGCTACTCTATGTACGGAGACACTATAGCACGAACCATGCGCGGTTTACACAACCTTTCGCTTTCTGGATTTGTGCTAACTAATGATGAATTGAGGAAAATCCTCGAGTCCTGTCTTGGTCTTGAGACACTTGATTTGG ATATGGAGTGTGGATATTTTCTAACAAATATTCTGAGGGATCCAAGATTTGCCAAGACAACTTATGTGTCTG TTTCTACAGCAACAACAGAGAGAACATTTTCGGctatgaacatcatcaaaaataAACTTAGAAATAAGATGGAAGATGACTTTCTTGATGATTtgatggttctcaacattgaAAAAGAATTTGCTGATAGTATTGATAATGATTCTGTAATTGCTGAGTTTGAAATGAGTGGGCCTCGAATGGTACGATTTAGTTAG